Below is a genomic region from Burkholderia pseudomultivorans.
GTCAGCCCGTCGTACTGGACCGTCGCACCCGGAATGCCGCCGCCTGCGACGCCCATGCCGACGAGCAGCATCGGCGGGTTCGCCTGGTTGAAGTCGGCGGCCGTCGAATAGGTGGCGCCGCTCGGCGTCTTGCCCGAGCCCGGCGTCAGGATGAATGCGCAGCGCGTCTGCTCGGCGGTCGGCAGCGTGCCGGTCGGCGGATGCATGACCTTGCCGGTGATCGTCGTGCCGGCGCGGCTCGGCGTGACGGTGCCCGTGGCGAGCGGAATCGGCGATTCGAGCCACTTGAGCGTGTAGGTCATCGCGACGGCGTCGATGTTGACGCTGACGATCTCGCCGCTACCGGCGCCGCCGAGATACGTGCTCTTCACGATGTCGGCGTCGGCCGGGCACAGCGCGCCGTTGACGGGCTGCGACGGCGGTGGCCCTTGCGTGCCGCAGCTCGAACCGGAACATTGGGGCGTGTCGATCGGCGCGAGTGCGCCGCCGGAATCCCCCCCACCACAGGCGACCAGCAAAGGGGCAATGGCAAAGGCCGTTGCCACCCCCTTCGATAAGGTGTGCGACATGCCGCTGTCTCCAATCGTTTAATTGTGCGAGCTAATGTCGCTGCGGCGATTTTTGCTGTCAATTGACGAACTCGTCTAAAAAAGGCGATTGAAACGGAGGCCTGATTTTGAATCCTTGCCGGATGGGGGCTTTCAGTAAGAATTAAAACGGCAGCGCGGCCTGGAACGGGTGGTCGAGTGGGGGCGGCGCCACATGCGCGCCGTCGCCGGAGCGCCTGAGCGCGTATAACGGCAGCGTTTAAAGCGCCGCACATCCGGTTTATCCCTATTCGGGATTGACTGGAGAAACGCGCGGTGAATTAATTCCCCGGCAATCGCGCAATGGAAAGCTTGTAAATATTTGTAAATAAGCTGACCGAATTTTTATTATTGCTTCGCGCGAATAAAAAAAGCCGGCCAGCGGCCGGCTTTGCATCGCATGCGACGTGGATCAGCGCTTGAGGCCGGTGTCCTCGGCCGCGCCGATGTTGATGTTCATGCACTGGATCGCGGCACCCGACGCACCCTTGCCGAGGTTGTCGAGACGCGCGACCGTGACGAAGCGCTCCTCGTTGCCGAACACGAACAGGTCGACGCGGTTCGTGTCGTTGTTTGCCTGGACGTCGAAGAAGCCGCCGTCGAGATTCGCGTCCGCGTTGAACGGCGCGACGTGCACGAACGCTTCGTCCGCGTAGTATTCGGCGAACACGCGCTGCACGTCCTGCGGCGTCGCGCGTTTCGCGAGCTGCGCGGGCGTGAAGTAGGTCGTCACCGCGAGGCCCTTGAGGAACGGGCCGACGATCGGCGTGAAGATCGGCGCGTTCTCGAGGCCGGTGTGCGCGGCCATTTCCGGCAGGTGCTTGTGCGTGAGGCCGAGCGCATACGGGCGCGGGCTCGCGAGCTTGCCGGCCGCCGCCGCGTTCTCGTAGTCGGCGATCATCGACTTGCCGCCGCCGCTGTAGCCGGTGATCGAATAGCTGTGCGCGGCGAACGTCGGCGCGACGATGCCGGCCTCGACGAGCGGACGCATCGCGAGCACGAAGGCCGACGCGTGGCAGCCCGGCACCGCGATGCGCTTCGACGTGCGGATCTTCTCGCGCTGCGTGCGGGTCAGTTCGGGCAGGCCGTACGCCCAGTCGGCGTGGGTGCGGAACGCGGTGCTCGCGTCGATCAGCGTAGTGTGCGGGTTCTCGACCAGCGACGCCGATTCGCGCGACGCGACGTCCGGCAGGCACAGGAACGTGACGTCCGACGCGTTGATCAGGCGGCGGCGCTCGTCGACATCCTTGCGCTTCGCTTCGTCGATGCGCAGGACTTCGACGTCGTTGCGTGCCGCCAGGTATTCGAAGATCTTCAGGCCGGTCGTGCCTTCCTGGCCGTCGACAAAAACTTTGGTGCTCATTTCGCTCTCACTGAAACGGGGGGCGGCGCCCGAAAACCGACATTTTAAGACCTCATCCGGCGGCCCTGCACCGCACGGGCCGAAAAAAGACGATTCGCGGCCCGGTGCGTCACGTCGACGTCCGCGCGCTGGGCGGGCGGCGCGCGCATGCCGGCTCGCACGCGTCGGCCGCCGCGTTCGAGGCGGCCGGCATCGGTGCTGGACGCCGATCGCGCAGCCTTATCGTGCATCGCCAGCGTGACGGAATATTGAATGGCCGGGTATGGGCCGCCGGTCACCGCCCGTAATGGACGACGAGCCGCGCGGTGCCGAGCGTCTGCGTGCCGATCTCGTGCTCGAACATCGGTGCGGGGCGGCCCTGCGCGACGCGCAGGTCCATGCCCTTCAGCGCATAGACGGTGATCACGTAGCGGTGCGGCTTGCCGGGCGGCGGGCACGGGCCGCCGTAGCCGTCGGTCCCGAAGTCGTTGCGCGCCTCGCTCGCGCCGATGCGCCGCAGGAAGCCGGATGCGCTCGCGTCGGCGGGCAGCCTCGTGACGGTGGCGGGAATGCTCGCGACGGCCCAGTGCCACCAGCCGTGTCCGGGCGCGTCGGGATCGAACATCGTGACCGCGTAGCCGCGCGTGCCGGGCGGCGGATTGTGCCAGCTCAGCTCCGGCGAGCGGTTCGCGCCCTTGCAGTCGCCGCGGTCGAACACGTTCGCGTTGCCGACGCGGCCGCCGCTCGGCAGGTCCTCGCTCGACACGGTGAACGCACCTTCCGCGCGCACGACCCCGGACGCGAGCAGCGCGACGCAGACGAGCGGGATGACGAAGGCGGGCGGACGACCCGAAGACGC
It encodes:
- the argC gene encoding N-acetyl-gamma-glutamyl-phosphate reductase, with translation MSTKVFVDGQEGTTGLKIFEYLAARNDVEVLRIDEAKRKDVDERRRLINASDVTFLCLPDVASRESASLVENPHTTLIDASTAFRTHADWAYGLPELTRTQREKIRTSKRIAVPGCHASAFVLAMRPLVEAGIVAPTFAAHSYSITGYSGGGKSMIADYENAAAAGKLASPRPYALGLTHKHLPEMAAHTGLENAPIFTPIVGPFLKGLAVTTYFTPAQLAKRATPQDVQRVFAEYYADEAFVHVAPFNADANLDGGFFDVQANNDTNRVDLFVFGNEERFVTVARLDNLGKGASGAAIQCMNINIGAAEDTGLKR
- a CDS encoding YbhB/YbcL family Raf kinase inhibitor-like protein is translated as MRVDRRTAAPASSGRPPAFVIPLVCVALLASGVVRAEGAFTVSSEDLPSGGRVGNANVFDRGDCKGANRSPELSWHNPPPGTRGYAVTMFDPDAPGHGWWHWAVASIPATVTRLPADASASGFLRRIGASEARNDFGTDGYGGPCPPPGKPHRYVITVYALKGMDLRVAQGRPAPMFEHEIGTQTLGTARLVVHYGR